A part of Capsicum annuum cultivar UCD-10X-F1 chromosome 6, UCD10Xv1.1, whole genome shotgun sequence genomic DNA contains:
- the LOC107874684 gene encoding FAS1 domain-containing protein SELMODRAFT_448915-like translates to MTLTNNKPNMARNHMILTFLVLFLLISSLSDATNSTSSDILQAIQEMRTANYFTFVMLINMAPADLIQGNITFLMPRDRTLSQTSIQENDVADFLLRHSIPSPLLFGHLEHFPTGSMIPTSKPDLFLRVTNSGNMRFFLNNARVVSPNICTQSASIRCHGIDQVLEATTLASDNNASLAVPPPCDRNITSPPPFGLDASPPVMSPPSAAQPASININPVTSSASPLKSAAHQSAGSLSQTGITMLIWLLMAVKLSL, encoded by the coding sequence ATGACATTGACAAACAACAAACCAAACATGGCTAGAAATCATATGATCTTGACATTCCTTGTATTGTTTTTGCTGATTTCATCTCTCTCTGATGCCACAAACAGTACCTCATCAGACATCCTCCAAGCCATTCAGGAGATGAGAACAGCCAACTATTTCACCTTTGTAATGCTGATTAACATGGCCCCTGCAGACCTTATTCAAGGAAACATCACTTTCTTGATGCCAAGAGACAGGACACTTTCCCAAACATCAATCCAAGAAAACGACGTCGCAGATTTCTTGCTCAGGCATTCCATACCATCACCATTGCTTTTCGGCCACCTCGAACACTTCCCAACAGGCTCCATGATACCAACTTCAAAACCTGATCTTTTCCTCAGAGTCACCAATTCTGGAAACATGCGTTTCTTTCTCAACAATGCTAGGGTTGTCAGTCCAAATATCTGTACCCAAAGTGCTTCCATCAGATGCCATGGCATTGATCAAGTCCTGGAAGCCACCACTTTGGCATCTGATAACAATGCCAGTCTTGCTGTGCCTCCACCCTGTGATCGTAACATTACGAGTCCTCCTCCTTTTGGGCTGGATGCATCACCTCCTGTAATGTCACCACCATCAGCAGCACAACCAGCAAGTATCAACATTAATCCGGTCACGTCATCGGCTTCACCACTGAAATCTGCTGCTCATCAATCTGCAGGTTCTTTAAGTCAAACTGGAATAACTATGCTTATTTGGTTGCTGATGGCCGTGAAGTTGTCTCTTTGA
- the LOC107874685 gene encoding binding partner of ACD11 1-like yields the protein MSVKTVQVSNVSLGAKEQDIKDFFSFSGDIEYLEMKGENEVSQVAYVSFKDPQSAETAVLLSGATIVDQSISIALAPEYKPPPTASVSPAPTGSTNAPAAESAIQKAEDVVSSMLAKGFILGKDAVGKAKALDEKHKITSTTSATVASIDQKYGLSEKITTGATIVNHKVKEMDQKFQVSEKSKSAFAAAEQTVSSAGSAIMKNRYALTGVTWAAGALSRVTKAAGEVGQKTKEKLAEEERRTFARGHAQENAATSAKGEVQLLAAAPAKGDVQQLAAASAKSDVQELTAATSAKQEHPESQTGIEESTNPSLPPKA from the exons ATGTCG GTTAAAACAGTGCAAGTGAGCAATGTTTCTTTGGGTGCTAAAGAGCAAGATATCAAGGATTTCTTTTCCTTCTCCGGGGATATTGAATATTTAGAAATGAAAGG TGAGAATGAGGTATCGCAAGTTGCTTATGTCTCGTTCAAAGATCCTCAGAGTGCAGAAACTGCAGTTCTTCTTTCA GGAGCTACAATTGTTGATCAGTCCATCTCAATAGCCCTTGCACCAGAGTACAAACCCCCACCTACAGCTTCAGTATCACCAGCT CCAACTGGAAGCACCAATGCACCCGCTGCTGAATCTGCTATTCAAAAGGCAGAGGACGTCGTCAGCAGCATGTTGGCAAAGGGCTTTATATTGGGCAAGGACGCAGTTGGCAAGGCCAAGGCATTAGACGAGAAACACAAGATCACATCCACTACTTCAGCCACAGTTGCATCTATAGACCAAAAATATGGCCTCAGTGAGAAAATCACTACGGGAGCAACCATCGTGAACCACAAAGTGAAAGAAATGGACCAGAAGTTCCAGGTCTCGGAAAAGTCAAAATCTGCTTTTGCAGCTGCTGAGCAGACCGTTAGCAGTGCTGGGTCCGCTATCATGAAGAACAGATATGCTTTGACTGGGGTTACTTGGGCTGCAGGTGCTTTAAGTCGAGTCACTAAGGCTGCCGGGGAAGTGGGACAGAAGACAAAGGAAAAACTAgctgaagaagaaagaagaactTTCGCAAGAGGTCATGCCCAAGAAAATGCTGCAACTTCTGCTAAAGGTGAGGTGCAATTACTTGCTGCAGCTCCTGCTAAAGGTGATGTGCAACAACTTGCTGCAGCTTCTGCGAAAAGTGATGTGCAAGAACTTACTGCTGCAACTTCAGCAAAACAAGAACATCCTGAGTCCCAAACAGGGATTGAGGAATCTACCAATCCCTCTCTTCCTCCAAAGGCTTAA
- the LOC107875797 gene encoding ADP-ribosylation factor 1-like 2 translates to MGQAFRKLFDTFFGNCEMRVVMLGLDAAGKTTILYKLHIGEVLSTVPTIGFNVEKVQYKNVVFTVWDVGGQEKLRPLWRHYFNNTDGLIYVVDSLDRERIGKAKQEFQAIIRDPFMLNAVILVFANKQDMKGAMTPMEVCEGLGLYDLKNRKWHIQGACALRGDGLYEGLDWLSSTLKDVKAAGYSSVGTSAF, encoded by the exons ATGGGACAAGCTTTTCGCAAGCTATTTGATACTTTCTTCGGCAACTGTGAGATGAGG GTTGTGATGCTAGGGCTGGATGCAGCTGGGAAAACAACTATACTGTACAAGCTGCATATAGGAGAAGTTCTGTCCACAGTTCCGACTATTG GTTTCAATGTAGAAAAAGTGCAGTACAAGAATGTGGTTTTTACTGTGTGGGACGTTGGTGGACAAGAGAAATTAAGGCCACTCTGGAGGCATTATTTCAATAACACAGATGGACTG ATTTACGTTGTCGACTCTTTGGATCGAGAGAGAATCGGAAAGGCAAAGCAAGAGTTTCAG GCTATCATCAGAGATCCATTTATGCTTAATGCTGTCATCTTGGTTTTTGCTAACAAGCAGGACATG AAAGGAGCAATGACTCCAATGGAAGTGTGTGAAGGTCTCGGTCTTTATGATCTTAAAAACCGAAAATGGCATATACAAGGTGCATGTGCTCTTCGAGGGGATGGCCTATATGAGGGACTGGACTGGTTATCGAGCACTCTGAAAGATGTCAAGGCTGCTGGATACTCTTCCGTGGGCACTTCAGCCTTCTGA
- the LOC107875796 gene encoding uncharacterized protein LOC107875796: protein MDFHSLTRKELQALCKKNKIPANMTNVAMADALQSLDFVDGIEEVLKSCESDVANSSMESPGKSEAVSSVPRTSRRTTQRKTIKHDSETLQTSTKSNCRTRGTVARDVDEARNDVHETPALPTTRRRAATTSVRAKLDYVMKECEPKEKIEDQAEEEKKKNFPKTPAASRASQRKEVKAKSSVRQVYSTRRSVRLAGKPMQEESSTQEDENSGILTFDAVSEETDESLEVNSHKTEELTKNGVDLQSLESLDIKNESDTVSGQDLSTLVQNEVDMEDGVEQDSGNDLVVVASDTKAKEGSEEGALRDNNNGSEEVSGEEPVEEFEIDAEATKEEDFQNMDDNTRSNSDDADVVLTKHHFVAENDDGEEEDNSNQMFECQVDEGAECDSDVAGKQELIGEPVSVNPDTNIDFDEVYLVGQSSSEMEAKGGASQQKCLTNMQANTENDEVEAKVGDSQYKCLPDTENDEVETKVGGSQHKCLPDTENAVEEELMGEYEDAESLEVDGEEEPMEEYEVDFTEVKVAAQADSLEVAGEEEAMEEYDVDCTEAKVAAQADSLEVTGEEEATEEYDVDCTEAKVAAQADSLEVTGEEEAKEEYDVDCTEGKVAAQADSLEVIGEEATEEYDVDCTEAKVAAQADSLEVTGEEATEEYDGDNTDANAAAPADAVEVAGEEPMEETDVDRTDANVDASADAVEVAGEEQPTEQSEVDYAEAIVESAVHSLQCLHFSETSTEVAGEEPMGECEIDHAEDSVDTAHALPPPASVIPNAAQEPVFTSALDPTQNPSALASTNPEPITQAPLENSSAETNIGQMVVSDNKENLVCTKQNKGTVGNNNQQSLENLSLRKLTKMLKELKISKHPSGKEAATSRSALQKLPENRLTSENKN from the exons ATGGATTTCCACAGCCTTACAAGGAAAGAATTGCAAGCTCTTTGCAAGAAGAACAAAATCCCAGCTAATATGACTAATGTTGCCATGGCCGATGCTCTTCAATCTCTCGATTTT GTTGATGGTATTGAAGAGGTCTTGAAATCATGTGAATCTGATGTTGCAAACTCATCTATGGAGTCTCCTGGAAAGTCAGAAGCAGTATCAAGTGTACCCCGGACTAGTCGCCGAACTACCCAACGAAAGACAATCAAACATGACTCAGAAACTTTGCAGACCTCGACTAAGAGTAACTGCAGAACGAGAGGAACGGTGGCAAGAGACGTTGATGAAGCTAGAAATGATGTCCATGAAACTCCTGCATTGCCAACTACCAGAAGGAGGGCTGCAACAACTTCAGTTCGCGCTAAGCTGGATTATGTGATGAAGGAATGTGAACCCAAAGAGAAAATTGAGGATCAGgctgaggaagaaaagaagaagaattttcCTAAGACACCAGCAGCTTCCCGCGCTAGCCAAAGGAAGGAAGTGAAGGCAAAGAGTTCAGTTAGGCAAGTGTACAGCACTCGTCGATCAGTGAGGTTAGCTGGGAAACCTATGCAGGAGGAATCAAGCACACAAGAGGATGAAAACTCAGGAATCCTTACCTTTGATGCGGTTTCTGAAGAAACTGATGAAAGTTTGGAGGTGAACTCTCACAAGACTGAAGAATTAACCAAAAATG GTGTTGATTTGCAATCACTCGAGAGTTTGGACATCAAGAATGAATCAGATACTGTATCAGGTCAAGATTTAAGTACCTTGGTACAAAACGAAGTAGACATGGAAGATGGTGTTGAACAAGACAGTGGCAATGACCTGGTAGTTGTTGCCTCAGATACAAAAGCAAAAGAGGGCTCAGAGGAAGGAGCACTTCGTGACAATAACAATG GATCTGAAGAAGTTTCTGGAGAAGAACCCGTTGAAGAATTTGAAATTGATGCTGAGGCTACTAAGGAAGAAGATTTTCAGAACATGGATGATAATACCAGGAGTAATTCAGATGACGCTGATGTGGTTCTGACCAAGCATCATTTTGTGGCAGAAAATGATGATGGGGAGGAAGAAGATAATTCTAATCAAATGTTTGAATGTCAAGTAGATGAGGGTGCAGAATGTGATTCTGATGTTGCAGGAAAACAAGAGTTGATTGGAGAACCTGTAAGTGTCAATCCAGACACTAACATAGATTTTGATGAGGTTTATTTGGTCGGGCAATCCAGCAGTGAGATGGAGGCTAAGGGGGGTGCAAGTCAGCAGAAGTGTCTGACTAACATGCAAGCTAACACGGAAAATGATGAGGTAGAGGCTAAGGTGGGTGATAGTCAGTACAAGTGTCTGCCTGACACGGAAAATGATGAGGTAGAGACTAAGGTGGGTGGTAGTCAGCACAAGTGTCTGCCTGACACGGAAAATGCTGTAGAAGAAGAACTCATGGGAGAATATGAAGATGCTGAATCTCTGGAAGTTGATGGTGAAGAAGAACCCATggaagaatatgaagttgattTTACCGAGGTTAAGGTGGCGGCACAAGCTGATTCTCTGGAAGTTGCTGGTGAAGAAGAAGCCATGGAAGAATATGATGTTGATTGTACTGAGGCTAAGGTGGCTGCACAAGCTGATTCTCTGGAAGTTACTGGAGAAGAGGAAGCCACAGAAGAATATGATGTTGATTGTACTGAGGCTAAGGTGGCTGCACAAGCTGATTCTCTAGAAGTTACTGGAGAAGAGGAAGCCAAGGAAGAATATGATGTTGATTGTACTGAGGGTAAGGTGGCTGCACAAGCTGATTCTCTGGAAGTTATCGGAGAAGAAGCCACGGAAGAATATGATGTTGATTGTACCGAGGCTAAGGTGGCTGCACAAGCTGATTCTCTAGAAGTTACCGGAGAAGAAGCCACGGAAGAATATGATGGTGATAATACTGATGCTAATGCGGCTGCACCAGCTGATGCTGTGGAAGTTGCTGGAGAAGAACCCATGGAAGAAACTGATGTTGATCGTACTGACGCTAATGTGGATGCATCAGCTGATGCTGTGGAAGTTGCTGGAGAGGAACAACCCACGGAACAATCTGAAGTTGATTATGCTGAGGCTATTGTGGAGAGTGCAGTTCATAGTCTTCAGTGTTTACATTTTTCAGAAACTAGTACAGAAGTTGCTGGAGAAGAACCTATGGGAGAATGTGAAATCGATCATGCAGAAGATAGCGTGGATACTGCTCATGCTCTCCCTCCCCCGGCTTCTGTCATACCTAATGCTGCCCAAGAACCAGTCTTCACTTCGGCACTGGATCCTACGCAAAATCCTTCAGCCTTGGCAAGCACAAATCCAGAACCCATCACTCAGGCACCACTTGAGAACTCATCAGCAGAGACAAACATAGGACAGATGGTTGTTTCAGATAACAAGGAAAACTTGGTTTGTACGAAACAAAACAAAGGAACTGTCGGTAATAACAATCAGCAATCTTTGGAAAATTTAAGCTTGAGGAAGCTTACAAAAATGTTGAAAGAACTAAAGATCTCAAAACATCCTAGTGGAAAAGAG GCAGCAACCTCAAGATCAGCCTTGCAAAAACTTCCAGAAAACCGTTTGACCAGCGAAAACAAAAATTGA